From Brienomyrus brachyistius isolate T26 chromosome 18, BBRACH_0.4, whole genome shotgun sequence, one genomic window encodes:
- the cul4b gene encoding cullin-4B isoform X2, which produces MIISNSSASCSGAAASHHNQKKLRFEDSVDFIGLDVKMAEESSSASSSNKAKMFLAAGVGHHANGLTKSAGTGTFSNNSKPGAAKKLVIKNFKEKPKLPENYTDETWQKLKEAVEAVQNSTSIKYNLEELYQAVENLCSHKISPKLYKQLRVVCEDHIKAQIHQFREEALDSVLFLKKIDKCWQDHCRQMIMIRSIFLFLDRTYVLQNSMLPSIWDMGLELFRFYIISDQKVQKKTIDGILLLIEQERSGEAVDRSLLRSLLSMLSDLQIYQDSFEQRFLEETNRLYAAEGQRLMQEREVPEYLHHVNKRLEEEADRVITYLDQSTQKPLIATVEKQLLGEHLTTTLQKGLNHLLDENRIQDLSLLYQLFSRVRGGVQVLLQHWIEYIKAFGSTIVINPEKDKTMVQELLDFKDKVDHIIDVCFLKNEKFVNAMKEAFETFINKRPNKPAELIAKYVDSKLRAGNKEATDEELEKMLDKIMIIFRFIYGKDVFEAFYKKDLAKRLLVGKSASVDAEKSMLSKLKHECGAAFTSKLEGMFKDMELSKDIMVQFKQYMQCQNIPGNIELTVNILTMGYWPTYVPMEVHLPPEMVKLQEIFKTFYLGKHSGRKLQWQSTLGHCVLKAEFKEGKKELQVSLFQTLVLLMFNEGEEFSLEEIKQATGIEDSELRRTLQSLACGKARVLSKTPKSKDVEDGDKFTCNDDFKHKLFRIKINQIQMKETVEEQASTTERVFQDRQYQIDAAIVRIMKMRKTLSHNLLVSEVYNQLKFPVKPADLKKRIESLIDRDYMERDKENPNQYNYVA; this is translated from the exons ATG ATAATCAGCAATTCCTCGGCGTCTTGCTCCGGTGCGGCCGCTTCTCACCACAATCAAAAGAAGTTGAGGTTTGAGGACTCAGTCGATTTCATTGGACTGGATGTGAAAATGGCTGAGGAGTCCTCGTCGGCATCGTCTTCTAACAAGGCTAAAATGTTCCTGGCCGCCGGTGTCGGCCACCACGCCAACGGGCTGACCAAGTCGGCCGGCACCGGCACTTTCTCCAACAACAGCAAACCCGGGGCCGCTAAGAAACTAGTTATCAAGAACTTTAAAG AAAAGCCTAAATTGCCAGAAAACTACACTGATGAAACTTGGCAGAAACTGAAAGAGGCTGTGGAGGCCGTTCAGAACAGCACGTCGATCAAGTATAATCTGGAGGAGCTGTACCAG GCTGTCGAGAACCTCTGCTCCCATAAGATTTCTCCAAAGCTTTATAAACAGCTGAGAGTCGTCTGTGAAGATCACATAAAGGCTCAGATTCACCAATTCAGAGA GGAGGCATTGGACAGCGTGCTTTTCTTGAAGAAGATAGACAAATGCTGGCAAGATCATTGCAGACAAATG atcaTGATTAGAAGTATCTTTCTATTTTTGGATCGAACATACGTATTGCAGAATTCAATGCTTCCCTCCATTTG GGACATGGGCTTGGAGCTCTTCAGATTCTACATCATCAGTGACCAGAAGGTGCAGAAGAAGACGATCGACGGCATCTTGCTGCTGATTGAGCAGGAGCGCAGCGGCGAGGCTGTGGACCGCAGTCTGCTGCGCAGCCTCCTCAGCATGCTGTCTGACCTGCAG ATCTACCAGGACTCGTTTGAGCAGCGGTTTTTGGAGGAGACAAACCGCCTCTATGCTGCTGAGGGACAGCGCCTTATGCAGGAGAGAGAG GTTCCGGAGTATCTGCACCACGTAAACAAACGTTTGGAAGAGGAGGCGGACAGAGTTATTACGTATTTAGACCAGAGCACGCA GAAACCCCTGATCGCAACTGTGGAAAAACAGCTCCTGGGTGAACACCTGACGACAACTCTCCAGAAAG GCCTGAACCACCTTCTAGATGAGAACCGAATCCAGGACCTGTCACTGCTATATCAGCTTTTCAGCCGAGTAAGAGGGGGCGTGCAGGTTCTGTTGCAGCACTGGATAGAATACATTAag GCCTTTGGAAGCACCATAGTCATCAACCCCGAGAAAGATAAGACCATGGTGCAGGAGCTCTTGGACTTCAAGGACAAAGTGGATCACATAATAGATGTCTGCTTCTTGAAGAATGAGAAGTTTGTCAATGCCATGAAGGAGGCCTTTGAAACCTTCATAAACAAACGACCAAATAAACCTGCAGAGCTCATTG ctaAATATGTGGATTCAAAGCTTAGGGCTGGGAACAAAGAGGCCACGgatgaggagctggagaagatgcTGGACAAAATCATGATCATATTCAGATTCATATATG GAAAAGACGTATTCGAAGCCTTTTACAAGAAGGATCTGGCCAAGCGGTTGCTGGTCGGGAAGAGTGCCTCTGTGGACGCCGAGAAGTCGATGCTGTCCAAACTGAAGCACG AATGTGGTGCTGCATTCACCAGCAAACTGGAAGGCATGTTCAAGGACATGGAGCTGTCCAAGGACATAATGGTGCAGTTTAAACAG TATATGCAATGTCAGAACATCCCAGGCAACATTGAGCTGACGGTGAACATCCTCACTATGGGATACTGGCCGACCTATGTGCCTATGGAAGTCCATTTACCTCCCGAG ATGGTGAAGCTGCAGGAGATATTCAAGACTTTTTATCTTGGCAAGCATAGCGGCAGAAAGCTTCAGTGGCAGTCCACACTGGGACATTGTGTCTTGAAAGCTGAATTTAAGGAG GGTAAAAAGGAGCTTCAGGTTTCCTTGTTCCAAACACTGGTGCTTCTCATGTTTAACGAAGGAGAAGAGTTCAGTCTGGAGGAGATTAAACAGGCAACAGGAATAG AGGACAGTGAGTTGCGTCGGACCCTGCAGTCGCTGGCCTGTGGGAAAGCGCGGGTCCTCTCCAAAACACCAAAAAGCAAAGATGTGGAGGACGGCGATAAATTCACCTGCAACGACGACTTCAAGCACAAACTCTTCAGGATAAAGATCAACCAAATCCAGATGAAAGAAACG gtggaagaacAAGCCAGCACCACTGAACGGGTCTTCCAGGACCGGCAATACCAGATAGATGCGGCCATCGTGCGGATCATGAAGATGAGGAAGACTCTAAGCCACAACCTGCTGGTGTCAGAAGTGTACAACCAGCTGAAATTTCCCGTCAAG CCTGCTGACCTAAAGAAAAGAATAGAATCACTCATTGACAGGGACTACATGGAACGTGACAAGGAGAACCCAAACCAGTACAACTACGTGGCGTAG
- the cul4b gene encoding cullin-4B isoform X1 — MFPTGLSSPNPPAPAQDVRPAASDGNNGSSTSKKRKINSSDKEDFDSVSSSPPKIISNSSASCSGAAASHHNQKKLRFEDSVDFIGLDVKMAEESSSASSSNKAKMFLAAGVGHHANGLTKSAGTGTFSNNSKPGAAKKLVIKNFKEKPKLPENYTDETWQKLKEAVEAVQNSTSIKYNLEELYQAVENLCSHKISPKLYKQLRVVCEDHIKAQIHQFREEALDSVLFLKKIDKCWQDHCRQMIMIRSIFLFLDRTYVLQNSMLPSIWDMGLELFRFYIISDQKVQKKTIDGILLLIEQERSGEAVDRSLLRSLLSMLSDLQIYQDSFEQRFLEETNRLYAAEGQRLMQEREVPEYLHHVNKRLEEEADRVITYLDQSTQKPLIATVEKQLLGEHLTTTLQKGLNHLLDENRIQDLSLLYQLFSRVRGGVQVLLQHWIEYIKAFGSTIVINPEKDKTMVQELLDFKDKVDHIIDVCFLKNEKFVNAMKEAFETFINKRPNKPAELIAKYVDSKLRAGNKEATDEELEKMLDKIMIIFRFIYGKDVFEAFYKKDLAKRLLVGKSASVDAEKSMLSKLKHECGAAFTSKLEGMFKDMELSKDIMVQFKQYMQCQNIPGNIELTVNILTMGYWPTYVPMEVHLPPEMVKLQEIFKTFYLGKHSGRKLQWQSTLGHCVLKAEFKEGKKELQVSLFQTLVLLMFNEGEEFSLEEIKQATGIEDSELRRTLQSLACGKARVLSKTPKSKDVEDGDKFTCNDDFKHKLFRIKINQIQMKETVEEQASTTERVFQDRQYQIDAAIVRIMKMRKTLSHNLLVSEVYNQLKFPVKPADLKKRIESLIDRDYMERDKENPNQYNYVA, encoded by the exons atgtttccaaCAGGTTTATCTTCCCCTAATCCCCCAGCGCCAGCTCAGGACGTTAGACCAGCAGCTTCTGATGGTAATAACGGCAGCTCCACGTCCAAGAAGAGGAAAATAAACAGCTCCGATAAGGAAGACTTTGACTCGGTGTCTTCGTCTCCCCCGAAGATAATCAGCAATTCCTCGGCGTCTTGCTCCGGTGCGGCCGCTTCTCACCACAATCAAAAGAAGTTGAGGTTTGAGGACTCAGTCGATTTCATTGGACTGGATGTGAAAATGGCTGAGGAGTCCTCGTCGGCATCGTCTTCTAACAAGGCTAAAATGTTCCTGGCCGCCGGTGTCGGCCACCACGCCAACGGGCTGACCAAGTCGGCCGGCACCGGCACTTTCTCCAACAACAGCAAACCCGGGGCCGCTAAGAAACTAGTTATCAAGAACTTTAAAG AAAAGCCTAAATTGCCAGAAAACTACACTGATGAAACTTGGCAGAAACTGAAAGAGGCTGTGGAGGCCGTTCAGAACAGCACGTCGATCAAGTATAATCTGGAGGAGCTGTACCAG GCTGTCGAGAACCTCTGCTCCCATAAGATTTCTCCAAAGCTTTATAAACAGCTGAGAGTCGTCTGTGAAGATCACATAAAGGCTCAGATTCACCAATTCAGAGA GGAGGCATTGGACAGCGTGCTTTTCTTGAAGAAGATAGACAAATGCTGGCAAGATCATTGCAGACAAATG atcaTGATTAGAAGTATCTTTCTATTTTTGGATCGAACATACGTATTGCAGAATTCAATGCTTCCCTCCATTTG GGACATGGGCTTGGAGCTCTTCAGATTCTACATCATCAGTGACCAGAAGGTGCAGAAGAAGACGATCGACGGCATCTTGCTGCTGATTGAGCAGGAGCGCAGCGGCGAGGCTGTGGACCGCAGTCTGCTGCGCAGCCTCCTCAGCATGCTGTCTGACCTGCAG ATCTACCAGGACTCGTTTGAGCAGCGGTTTTTGGAGGAGACAAACCGCCTCTATGCTGCTGAGGGACAGCGCCTTATGCAGGAGAGAGAG GTTCCGGAGTATCTGCACCACGTAAACAAACGTTTGGAAGAGGAGGCGGACAGAGTTATTACGTATTTAGACCAGAGCACGCA GAAACCCCTGATCGCAACTGTGGAAAAACAGCTCCTGGGTGAACACCTGACGACAACTCTCCAGAAAG GCCTGAACCACCTTCTAGATGAGAACCGAATCCAGGACCTGTCACTGCTATATCAGCTTTTCAGCCGAGTAAGAGGGGGCGTGCAGGTTCTGTTGCAGCACTGGATAGAATACATTAag GCCTTTGGAAGCACCATAGTCATCAACCCCGAGAAAGATAAGACCATGGTGCAGGAGCTCTTGGACTTCAAGGACAAAGTGGATCACATAATAGATGTCTGCTTCTTGAAGAATGAGAAGTTTGTCAATGCCATGAAGGAGGCCTTTGAAACCTTCATAAACAAACGACCAAATAAACCTGCAGAGCTCATTG ctaAATATGTGGATTCAAAGCTTAGGGCTGGGAACAAAGAGGCCACGgatgaggagctggagaagatgcTGGACAAAATCATGATCATATTCAGATTCATATATG GAAAAGACGTATTCGAAGCCTTTTACAAGAAGGATCTGGCCAAGCGGTTGCTGGTCGGGAAGAGTGCCTCTGTGGACGCCGAGAAGTCGATGCTGTCCAAACTGAAGCACG AATGTGGTGCTGCATTCACCAGCAAACTGGAAGGCATGTTCAAGGACATGGAGCTGTCCAAGGACATAATGGTGCAGTTTAAACAG TATATGCAATGTCAGAACATCCCAGGCAACATTGAGCTGACGGTGAACATCCTCACTATGGGATACTGGCCGACCTATGTGCCTATGGAAGTCCATTTACCTCCCGAG ATGGTGAAGCTGCAGGAGATATTCAAGACTTTTTATCTTGGCAAGCATAGCGGCAGAAAGCTTCAGTGGCAGTCCACACTGGGACATTGTGTCTTGAAAGCTGAATTTAAGGAG GGTAAAAAGGAGCTTCAGGTTTCCTTGTTCCAAACACTGGTGCTTCTCATGTTTAACGAAGGAGAAGAGTTCAGTCTGGAGGAGATTAAACAGGCAACAGGAATAG AGGACAGTGAGTTGCGTCGGACCCTGCAGTCGCTGGCCTGTGGGAAAGCGCGGGTCCTCTCCAAAACACCAAAAAGCAAAGATGTGGAGGACGGCGATAAATTCACCTGCAACGACGACTTCAAGCACAAACTCTTCAGGATAAAGATCAACCAAATCCAGATGAAAGAAACG gtggaagaacAAGCCAGCACCACTGAACGGGTCTTCCAGGACCGGCAATACCAGATAGATGCGGCCATCGTGCGGATCATGAAGATGAGGAAGACTCTAAGCCACAACCTGCTGGTGTCAGAAGTGTACAACCAGCTGAAATTTCCCGTCAAG CCTGCTGACCTAAAGAAAAGAATAGAATCACTCATTGACAGGGACTACATGGAACGTGACAAGGAGAACCCAAACCAGTACAACTACGTGGCGTAG
- the atp1b4 gene encoding protein ATP1B4 isoform X2 — MEPNSTADETEELHRGSYLPNADSEGEPKRELELVENLEIGEEELQHQPLEQEDLNFEKWKPKPKPKKTFKQKMQELNKYLWNPETREFMGRSGKSWSLILLFYSVLYFFLAAMFGACMWALMWSINPYVPTYNDSVIPPGMMMSPRGPNGFDISFNASDRSSWIDYVDALEDYLKPYEDSIQMERNIYCLKEEYYFQEEEKESAERKACQFRRSWLKECSGHPDSTFGYSEGKPCILLKMNRILGYLPGQGTAVKVTCAAKKGDPGNLGPITFYPDDTFKLMYFPYYGKLRHVNYTNPLVGVRFSGLQPDTQFTVQCKLHGKGIINDSPTDRFLGSVTFGLIVGE; from the exons GACAGTGAGGGCGAGCCTAAACGTGAGCTGGAGCTAGTGGAGAATTTAGAGATAGGAGAGGAAGAACTGCAACATCAGCCATTAGAGCAGGAAGACCTGAACTTTGAGAAATGGAAGCCGAAACCCAAGCCCAAGAAGACCTTCAAGCAGAAGATGCAGGAGCTGAACAAGTATCTGTGGAACCCGGAGACACGGGAGTTCATGGGGCGTTCTGGGAAGAGCTGGA GTCTCATCCTCCTCTTCTACTCAGTGTTGTACTTCTTTCTGGCTGCCATGTTTGGGGCCTGCATGTGGGCTCTGATGTGGTCCATTAATCCCTACGTCCCGACGTACAACGACAGCGTGATCCCGCCAG GCATGATGATGTCACCACGGGGCCCGAACGGATTTGACATTTCCTTCAATGCCTCCGACCGCAGTTCCTGGATTGATTACGTGGATGCGCTGGAGGACTACCTGAAAC CGTACGAGGACTCCATTCAGATGGAGCGGAACATTTATTGTTTGAAAGAAGAGTACTACTTCCAGGAGGAAGAGAAGGAGAGCGCGGAGCGGAAGGCCTGCCAGTTCAGGAGGTCCTGGCTCAAGGAGTGCTCAGGGCACCCAGACAGCACTTTCGGCTACTCCGAGGGGAAACCCTGCATCCTTCTCAAGATGAACCGG ATTCTGGGATATTTACCCGGGCAGGGCACTGCGGTGAAAGTGACGTGTGCAGCAAAG AAAGGGGACCCGGGGAACTTAGGACCTATCACTTTCTACCCCGATGATACATTCAAACTGATGTACTTCCCATATTATGGAAAGCTGAGACAT GTGAACTACACCAACCCGCTGGTGGGCGTGCGCTTCTCCGGGCTGCAGCCGGACACGCAGTTCACGGTGCAGTGCAAGCTCCATGGCAAGGGTATAATCAACGACTCCCCCACCGACCGCTTCCTGGGCAGTGTGACGTTCGGCCTGATAGTGGGAGAGTAG
- the atp1b4 gene encoding protein ATP1B4 isoform X3 — protein MEPNSTADETEELHRGSYLPNADSEGEPKRELELVENLEIGEEELQHQPLEQEDLNFEKWKPKPKPKKTFKQKMQELNKYLWNPETREFMGRSGKSWSLILLFYSVLYFFLAAMFGACMWALMWSINPYVPTYNDSVIPPGMMMSPRGPNGFDISFNASDRSSWIDYVDALEDYLKPYEDSIQMERNIYCLKEEYYFQEEEKESAERKACQFRRSWLKECSGHPDSTFGYSEGKPCILLKMNRILGYLPGQGTAVKVTCAAKKGDPGNLGPITFYPDDTFKLMYFPYYGKLRHVSI, from the exons GACAGTGAGGGCGAGCCTAAACGTGAGCTGGAGCTAGTGGAGAATTTAGAGATAGGAGAGGAAGAACTGCAACATCAGCCATTAGAGCAGGAAGACCTGAACTTTGAGAAATGGAAGCCGAAACCCAAGCCCAAGAAGACCTTCAAGCAGAAGATGCAGGAGCTGAACAAGTATCTGTGGAACCCGGAGACACGGGAGTTCATGGGGCGTTCTGGGAAGAGCTGGA GTCTCATCCTCCTCTTCTACTCAGTGTTGTACTTCTTTCTGGCTGCCATGTTTGGGGCCTGCATGTGGGCTCTGATGTGGTCCATTAATCCCTACGTCCCGACGTACAACGACAGCGTGATCCCGCCAG GCATGATGATGTCACCACGGGGCCCGAACGGATTTGACATTTCCTTCAATGCCTCCGACCGCAGTTCCTGGATTGATTACGTGGATGCGCTGGAGGACTACCTGAAAC CGTACGAGGACTCCATTCAGATGGAGCGGAACATTTATTGTTTGAAAGAAGAGTACTACTTCCAGGAGGAAGAGAAGGAGAGCGCGGAGCGGAAGGCCTGCCAGTTCAGGAGGTCCTGGCTCAAGGAGTGCTCAGGGCACCCAGACAGCACTTTCGGCTACTCCGAGGGGAAACCCTGCATCCTTCTCAAGATGAACCGG ATTCTGGGATATTTACCCGGGCAGGGCACTGCGGTGAAAGTGACGTGTGCAGCAAAG AAAGGGGACCCGGGGAACTTAGGACCTATCACTTTCTACCCCGATGATACATTCAAACTGATGTACTTCCCATATTATGGAAAGCTGAGACATGTGAGTATCTAG
- the atp1b4 gene encoding protein ATP1B4 isoform X1, producing the protein MEPNSTADETEELHRGSYLPNAQDSEGEPKRELELVENLEIGEEELQHQPLEQEDLNFEKWKPKPKPKKTFKQKMQELNKYLWNPETREFMGRSGKSWSLILLFYSVLYFFLAAMFGACMWALMWSINPYVPTYNDSVIPPGMMMSPRGPNGFDISFNASDRSSWIDYVDALEDYLKPYEDSIQMERNIYCLKEEYYFQEEEKESAERKACQFRRSWLKECSGHPDSTFGYSEGKPCILLKMNRILGYLPGQGTAVKVTCAAKKGDPGNLGPITFYPDDTFKLMYFPYYGKLRHVNYTNPLVGVRFSGLQPDTQFTVQCKLHGKGIINDSPTDRFLGSVTFGLIVGE; encoded by the exons CAGGACAGTGAGGGCGAGCCTAAACGTGAGCTGGAGCTAGTGGAGAATTTAGAGATAGGAGAGGAAGAACTGCAACATCAGCCATTAGAGCAGGAAGACCTGAACTTTGAGAAATGGAAGCCGAAACCCAAGCCCAAGAAGACCTTCAAGCAGAAGATGCAGGAGCTGAACAAGTATCTGTGGAACCCGGAGACACGGGAGTTCATGGGGCGTTCTGGGAAGAGCTGGA GTCTCATCCTCCTCTTCTACTCAGTGTTGTACTTCTTTCTGGCTGCCATGTTTGGGGCCTGCATGTGGGCTCTGATGTGGTCCATTAATCCCTACGTCCCGACGTACAACGACAGCGTGATCCCGCCAG GCATGATGATGTCACCACGGGGCCCGAACGGATTTGACATTTCCTTCAATGCCTCCGACCGCAGTTCCTGGATTGATTACGTGGATGCGCTGGAGGACTACCTGAAAC CGTACGAGGACTCCATTCAGATGGAGCGGAACATTTATTGTTTGAAAGAAGAGTACTACTTCCAGGAGGAAGAGAAGGAGAGCGCGGAGCGGAAGGCCTGCCAGTTCAGGAGGTCCTGGCTCAAGGAGTGCTCAGGGCACCCAGACAGCACTTTCGGCTACTCCGAGGGGAAACCCTGCATCCTTCTCAAGATGAACCGG ATTCTGGGATATTTACCCGGGCAGGGCACTGCGGTGAAAGTGACGTGTGCAGCAAAG AAAGGGGACCCGGGGAACTTAGGACCTATCACTTTCTACCCCGATGATACATTCAAACTGATGTACTTCCCATATTATGGAAAGCTGAGACAT GTGAACTACACCAACCCGCTGGTGGGCGTGCGCTTCTCCGGGCTGCAGCCGGACACGCAGTTCACGGTGCAGTGCAAGCTCCATGGCAAGGGTATAATCAACGACTCCCCCACCGACCGCTTCCTGGGCAGTGTGACGTTCGGCCTGATAGTGGGAGAGTAG